The Hemitrygon akajei unplaced genomic scaffold, sHemAka1.3 Scf000048, whole genome shotgun sequence genome contains a region encoding:
- the LOC140720922 gene encoding uncharacterized protein, with protein sequence MAHQRVHTRGRPFTCTVCGKGFTASSNLLVHQRVHTGERPFTCSVCGKRFTQSSHLQSHQRVHTGEKSFTCSDCGKSFTRSSRLLAHQSVHTGEKPFTCSLCGKGFTQSSHLLRHQRVHTGERPFTCSVCRKGFTESSTLQSHQRVHTGERPYTCSVCGKRFTHSSHLQNHQRVHTGERPFTCSVCGKGFSQSSDLLRHQRVHTGEKLFTCSECGKGFILSSYLQRHQRFHTGEKPFTCLLCGKGFTESSTLQRHQRVHTGEKPFTCSVCGKRFTDSSHLHSHQQVHTGEKPFTCSDCGKSFTRSSQLLAHQSVHTGVKPYTCSVCGKGFTQSSTLLVHQRVHTGEKPFTCSDCGKGFTHSSSLQSHQRVHTGEKPFTCSDCGKSFTRSSHLQRHQRVHTGEKPFTCSVCGKRFTRSSHLQRHQRVHTGEKPLICSLCGRGFTQSSHLQNQRVHTGKKPFTCSDCG encoded by the coding sequence atggcacaccagcgtgttcacaccagggggcggccattcacctgcacagtctgcgggaagggattcactgcatcatccaacctactggtacatcagcgagttcacactggggagaggccattcacctgctcagtctgtgggaagagattcactcagtcatcccacctacagagtcatcagcgagttcacactggggagaagtcgttcacctgctcagactgtgggaagagtttcactcggtcatcccgactactggcacaccagtcagttcatactggggagaagccattcacctgctcactctgtgggaagggattcactcagtcatcccacctactgagacatcagcgagttcacactggggagaggcccttcacctgctcagtctgtaggaagggattcactgagtcatccaccctacagagtcatcagcgagttcacactggggagaggccatacacatgttcagtctgtgggaagagattcactcattcatcccacctacagaatcatcagcgagttcacactggggagaggccattcacctgctcagtctgtgggaaggggttcagtcagtcatctgacctgctgagacatcagagagttcacactggggagaagttgttcacctgctcagaatgtgggaagggattcatactgtcatcctacctacagagacatcagcgatttcacactggggagaaaccattcacctgcttactctgtgggaagggattcactgagtcatccaccctacagagacatcagagagttcacactggggagaagccgttcacctgctcagtctgtgggaagagattcactgattcatcccaCCTACAcagtcatcagcaagttcacactggggagaagccgttcacctgctcagactgtgggaagagtttcactcggtcatcccaactactggcacaccagtcagttcatactggggtgaagccatacacctgctcagtctgtgggaagggattcactcagtcatccaccctactggtacatcagcgagttcacactggggagaagccgttcacctgctcagactgtgggaagggattcactcattcatccagcctacagagtcatcagcgagttcacactggggagaagccgttcacctgctcagactgtgggaagagtttcactcggtcatcccacctacagagacatcagcgagttcacactggagagaagccgttcacctgctcagtctgtgggaagagattcactcggtcatcccacctacagagacatcagcgagttcacactggggagaagccgttaaTCTGCtcactctgtgggaggggattcactcagtcatcccacctacagaatcagcgagttcacactgggaagaagccgttcacctgctcagactgcgggtag